Proteins co-encoded in one Bacillus infantis NRRL B-14911 genomic window:
- a CDS encoding helix-turn-helix domain-containing protein has translation MKTDTLFCGYSYHTQPFYSHHKSGYPSYLIRLQTEGACEAIVRGNRRKLEKGDLLLIKPGDHYELMVDSLLPDKAILSGDYHLICEGKWIEDWWKRSNKPDVARIDADERLLSLWRHLIIELRRPSKEEFNELSDYLLRSLCILLERSLKESSLSAHRPYAVTRMLRFIEEHALSSFKVEEAAAHAGLSVSRAVHLFKESTGKTIMEYAMEIRLAAAEERMKYTTMTLEQIAEECGFGTYPYFHRVFSKMHGRAPGVYRRMEYGGMGSVKS, from the coding sequence TTGAAAACGGATACATTATTTTGCGGCTATTCATACCATACACAGCCCTTTTATTCTCATCACAAGTCCGGCTACCCTTCCTACCTGATCCGTCTGCAGACAGAAGGAGCATGCGAAGCGATCGTCAGAGGCAATCGCAGGAAATTGGAAAAAGGCGACTTGCTTCTCATCAAGCCTGGGGATCATTATGAACTGATGGTCGACAGTCTTCTTCCTGATAAGGCTATTTTGAGCGGCGACTATCATCTTATCTGTGAGGGTAAATGGATTGAAGATTGGTGGAAGAGATCTAATAAACCGGATGTGGCACGGATTGATGCAGATGAGCGGCTGCTTTCCCTCTGGAGACATCTGATCATTGAATTAAGGCGGCCTTCGAAGGAAGAGTTTAATGAACTGTCCGACTACCTTCTCCGCTCACTCTGCATCTTGCTTGAAAGATCGCTGAAGGAATCGTCTCTTTCTGCCCACAGGCCATATGCAGTCACAAGGATGCTCAGGTTCATTGAGGAGCATGCGCTTTCATCTTTTAAAGTAGAAGAAGCAGCTGCCCATGCCGGATTGAGCGTTTCGCGTGCTGTGCATCTCTTCAAGGAAAGCACAGGGAAAACGATCATGGAATATGCAATGGAAATCAGGCTCGCGGCTGCTGAGGAAAGGATGAAATATACCACCATGACACTGGAGCAGATTGCGGAAGAGTGCGGGTTTGGCACCTACCCCTATTTTCACCGGGTGTTCAGCAAAATGCATGGCAGGGCACCGGGGGTTTACCGGCGGATGGAATATGGAGGGATGGGGAGCGTGAAGAGCTGA
- a CDS encoding protein phosphatase 2C domain-containing protein: MIDICWTGKEAPYLDDPDVRQEAHITIGRFGGNTEAGQYKNEDGCLVWADGNREWEFAIILDAHESAESAELVLQHIQSKKADILEILMLPADAAIPGVEKFLLALLASEAFRLECSKIQGETACLFAFRKGQYLWWLSIGDCVLFLFHPELAAMGQHLLNQRQFFEWTGRANAFDLSVPCYTTGRRELRAGINSIFLTTDGLLECPGLPYENPEKIMSALKYASDGQGVKEMLNVIKAHQVRDSTTIISWEASSSSRPLMPGNLSSKG, encoded by the coding sequence ATGATTGATATTTGCTGGACCGGGAAGGAAGCCCCTTACCTGGATGATCCAGATGTCAGGCAGGAAGCCCACATCACGATAGGGCGGTTTGGCGGAAATACAGAGGCCGGCCAGTATAAAAATGAGGATGGCTGCCTTGTCTGGGCTGATGGAAATCGGGAATGGGAGTTTGCCATAATACTGGATGCCCATGAATCAGCAGAAAGTGCAGAGCTGGTCCTGCAGCATATTCAGTCAAAAAAGGCAGACATATTAGAAATACTGATGCTTCCAGCTGATGCTGCAATACCTGGTGTGGAAAAGTTTCTATTGGCCCTTCTGGCTTCTGAAGCGTTCAGGTTGGAATGCAGCAAGATACAAGGAGAAACGGCCTGCCTGTTTGCTTTTCGGAAAGGTCAGTATCTTTGGTGGCTGTCTATCGGTGATTGTGTGCTATTCCTCTTTCACCCCGAACTGGCGGCTATGGGGCAGCATCTGCTTAACCAGCGGCAATTTTTTGAATGGACAGGAAGGGCCAATGCTTTTGATTTGTCTGTTCCCTGTTATACAACAGGAAGGAGGGAGCTCAGAGCAGGCATAAATTCCATCTTCCTTACGACCGATGGCCTCCTTGAATGCCCTGGATTGCCGTATGAAAATCCGGAAAAGATCATGTCGGCATTGAAGTATGCTTCAGATGGGCAGGGTGTGAAAGAAATGCTAAATGTAATTAAGGCACATCAAGTCCGGGACAGTACTACGATCATCTCCTGGGAGGCGAGTTCTTCCAGCAGGCCATTAATGCCGGGAAACCTTTCAAGCAAGGGATAA
- a CDS encoding HIT family protein, whose product MGDCFICNKHQGKINTSGSVIYGDEFVYVGHIDRGGKPVYLGHLMIDLKRHAPTLADLTMGEASAFGKSMARISRALKESEGAEHIYSLVSGNAVPHLHMHLVPRYPGTPEKHWGPMSVYDWEQAPMGDEEEVSEICRRIKSYLEEQKHD is encoded by the coding sequence ATGGGTGATTGCTTTATTTGCAATAAGCACCAGGGGAAAATCAACACTTCAGGAAGTGTAATCTATGGGGATGAGTTTGTTTATGTTGGACATATTGACAGAGGCGGAAAGCCCGTTTATCTTGGACATTTGATGATTGACTTGAAAAGGCATGCACCGACACTGGCGGATTTAACGATGGGGGAAGCATCGGCTTTTGGGAAATCTATGGCGAGGATTAGCCGGGCCTTAAAGGAAAGCGAGGGAGCAGAGCATATTTATTCTCTTGTATCAGGTAACGCCGTTCCTCATCTGCATATGCATTTGGTGCCGCGCTACCCGGGCACACCGGAAAAACACTGGGGGCCGATGAGTGTGTATGACTGGGAGCAGGCTCCGATGGGAGATGAAGAGGAGGTCAGTGAAATCTGCCGCAGGATCAAGTCTTACCTCGAGGAGCAAAAACATGATTGA
- a CDS encoding GNAT family N-acetyltransferase — protein sequence MIIREAVKEDLPDILDIYNEAIRTLTATFDLEEQSLEHRTAWFEKYGGRYPLTVAEEDGQIAGYCSIGPFRDKQAYEKTAELSVYISSRFRGKGIGKGLVEDMLSRAASLDYHTIISGLTAGNEASVRLHERLGFHYIGIFKEVGFKFGEWQDVLFYQYFFNK from the coding sequence ATGATAATCCGTGAAGCAGTAAAAGAAGATTTGCCGGACATTCTTGATATTTATAATGAAGCAATCCGCACACTGACAGCAACTTTTGACCTCGAAGAACAAAGCCTGGAACATCGGACGGCCTGGTTCGAAAAATACGGCGGCAGATATCCCCTGACGGTTGCAGAGGAAGATGGCCAAATTGCAGGCTACTGCTCCATTGGACCATTCCGCGATAAACAGGCCTATGAGAAAACAGCAGAGCTTTCTGTATACATATCATCCCGCTTCAGAGGGAAAGGGATCGGGAAGGGTCTGGTAGAGGATATGCTCTCCCGCGCAGCCAGCCTGGACTACCATACCATCATCAGCGGCCTCACTGCCGGAAATGAGGCAAGCGTCAGGCTCCACGAAAGGCTCGGATTTCACTATATCGGCATATTTAAGGAAGTCGGCTTTAAATTCGGGGAATGGCAGGATGTCCTTTTTTATCAGTATTTCTTCAATAAATGA
- a CDS encoding metallophosphoesterase, producing the protein MSLYFFLIISVYLVYSLFKANKNTSKIAVRTVSVERPDIVLASNKIKILHLSDLHLENISISPKELYERIAGKDIDLIALTGDFMDRKRSLPKLAPYLQMLNKLEPRYGMYAVFGNHDYVLKGKNFAALKKILEENGCRTLQNEHSVIDINGEKLNIIGIDNYSTKHHDVAKSYLGVSDGYNLVLTHDPNVVLEMKDYKYDYLLSGHFHGGQIHWPKPYHLAKMGKLVRMNMVKGLHYHNGMPFYISEGLGQTGVNIRIGSRPEITFHEIA; encoded by the coding sequence ATGTCATTATATTTTTTCTTGATTATTTCTGTCTACCTTGTCTATTCACTGTTTAAAGCAAATAAAAATACAAGTAAAATAGCTGTCAGGACAGTATCAGTCGAACGGCCAGATATTGTGCTTGCCAGCAATAAGATAAAGATTCTTCATTTGTCTGATCTGCATTTGGAGAATATCTCAATCAGCCCAAAGGAACTTTATGAGAGAATAGCCGGAAAGGATATCGACCTTATTGCCCTGACAGGGGATTTCATGGACCGAAAAAGGAGTTTGCCGAAACTGGCCCCTTACCTGCAAATGCTTAATAAACTCGAACCGCGATATGGCATGTACGCTGTTTTTGGCAATCATGATTATGTCCTGAAGGGAAAGAATTTTGCAGCCTTAAAAAAGATCCTTGAGGAAAACGGGTGCAGGACACTGCAGAATGAGCATTCGGTCATTGATATTAATGGAGAAAAGTTAAATATAATTGGAATTGATAATTACAGTACCAAGCATCATGATGTGGCTAAATCATATTTAGGAGTGTCTGATGGGTATAATCTGGTGCTTACGCATGATCCAAATGTTGTCCTTGAGATGAAGGACTATAAATATGATTATCTTTTATCCGGCCACTTCCACGGCGGCCAGATTCACTGGCCCAAACCGTATCACCTGGCTAAGATGGGAAAGCTGGTGCGCATGAATATGGTCAAAGGCTTGCACTATCATAACGGCATGCCTTTCTATATCAGCGAGGGGCTGGGGCAGACAGGGGTTAATATCCGCATCGGCAGCCGGCCTGAAATTACTTTTCATGAGATTGCATAA
- a CDS encoding malate synthase G, which yields MANYRKIGNLQVDEALHQFLQKEALPGTGLEEKAFWNGFEKLIEVLTPENKRLLAKREELQRELDRYHSEKRDDFSFEAYKQFLLDLGYLLPEPGEFKIRTENVDDEIALQAGPQLVVPVNNSRYSINAANARWGSLYDALYGTDAISEEGGAERSIEYNRVRGNKVIEFAKGFLDQAAALDGASHKEAVRYSAKEGSLVITLKDGSSSKLKDQEAFAGYRGDKDHPEAVLLKHHGLHFEIQIDRASDIGKSDPAGIKDILLEAAVTVIMDCEDSVAAVDAEDKVLVYRNWLGLMKGELSADFSKGGKIISRKLNGVRHYRDPEGNLFSLPGRSLLFVRNVGHLMTNPAVLDKEGNEVYEGILDAVFTSLAGMHSLLNTEEPANSRKGSIYIVKPKMHGPEEVAYAGELFDKTEDLLGLDRNTLKIGLMDEERRTSLNLKSCIKEVKDRIVFINTGFLDRTGDEIHSSMEAGPMVRKGEMKKSNWLQAYETSNVSTGLSAGFSGKAQIGKGMWAMPDKMKEMLEQKGAQLKTGANTAWVPSPSAAVLHALHYHQINVKGIQEKECQNPSLYRDEMLSIPVETCGSWSSEEIQVEIENNAQGILGYVVRWVEQGIGCSKVPDIHDVGLMEDRATLRISSQHLANWIHHKIVSREQVMNALKKMAKIVDAQNENEPGYKRMSDDFSTSVAFQAACELIFEGRNQPNGYTEPILHKRRLEAKSKMAVRQ from the coding sequence ATGGCAAACTATCGGAAAATCGGAAACTTGCAGGTGGATGAGGCTCTGCATCAATTTTTACAGAAGGAGGCGCTTCCCGGGACCGGCCTGGAAGAAAAAGCATTCTGGAATGGTTTTGAAAAGCTGATTGAAGTGCTTACACCAGAGAACAAAAGACTGCTGGCCAAAAGGGAGGAGCTGCAAAGGGAGCTTGACCGCTACCATTCTGAAAAACGCGATGACTTCAGCTTTGAGGCGTATAAACAGTTCCTGCTCGATCTCGGTTACCTGCTCCCGGAGCCGGGAGAATTCAAGATCCGCACGGAAAATGTGGATGACGAGATTGCTCTGCAGGCAGGTCCGCAGCTGGTTGTGCCGGTCAATAACAGCAGATACAGCATCAATGCGGCCAATGCACGCTGGGGGAGCTTGTATGACGCCTTATATGGGACAGATGCGATCAGTGAAGAAGGCGGAGCAGAAAGGTCAATCGAGTATAATCGTGTGCGCGGAAATAAAGTAATTGAATTCGCAAAGGGATTTCTTGATCAGGCTGCCGCTCTTGACGGTGCCTCCCATAAGGAAGCTGTCAGGTATTCAGCGAAGGAAGGCAGTTTGGTCATTACTTTGAAGGATGGGTCATCCTCAAAATTAAAAGATCAGGAAGCTTTTGCCGGTTACAGGGGAGATAAGGATCATCCCGAGGCTGTATTGCTGAAGCATCATGGACTTCATTTTGAGATCCAGATTGACCGTGCATCTGATATTGGAAAAAGTGATCCGGCAGGCATAAAAGATATTCTTTTGGAAGCAGCTGTTACAGTGATCATGGATTGCGAGGACTCAGTTGCGGCTGTTGATGCGGAGGACAAGGTGCTCGTATACAGGAATTGGCTAGGGTTGATGAAAGGGGAGCTCAGCGCAGATTTCTCAAAGGGCGGTAAGATCATATCTAGGAAACTGAACGGTGTCAGGCACTATCGGGATCCTGAAGGCAATCTTTTTTCCCTGCCAGGCAGATCGCTTCTGTTTGTCCGCAATGTCGGCCATCTGATGACCAATCCGGCAGTTCTGGATAAGGAAGGAAATGAAGTGTACGAAGGAATCCTTGATGCTGTCTTTACGAGTCTGGCAGGGATGCATTCTCTTTTAAACACAGAGGAACCGGCTAACTCCAGGAAAGGGTCTATTTATATCGTTAAGCCTAAAATGCATGGGCCGGAGGAAGTTGCGTATGCAGGGGAGCTTTTTGATAAAACAGAGGATTTGCTCGGGCTTGATAGGAATACCTTGAAGATCGGCCTGATGGATGAAGAGCGCAGAACCTCACTGAATTTAAAGAGTTGTATAAAAGAAGTCAAAGACCGCATCGTGTTCATCAATACAGGCTTCCTTGACCGGACAGGGGACGAAATCCATTCAAGCATGGAAGCGGGCCCGATGGTGCGTAAAGGAGAAATGAAAAAGTCCAATTGGCTGCAGGCATACGAAACATCCAATGTTTCAACAGGACTGTCAGCCGGTTTTTCAGGCAAGGCACAAATAGGCAAAGGCATGTGGGCTATGCCTGACAAAATGAAAGAGATGCTCGAGCAGAAGGGTGCCCAGCTCAAGACCGGTGCTAATACTGCCTGGGTGCCGTCACCGTCAGCGGCCGTCCTTCATGCATTGCATTACCATCAGATTAATGTAAAAGGTATCCAGGAAAAAGAGTGTCAAAACCCGTCCCTGTATAGAGATGAAATGCTGTCAATACCGGTGGAAACCTGCGGATCCTGGTCATCTGAAGAAATCCAGGTGGAAATCGAAAATAATGCCCAGGGTATTCTTGGATATGTGGTCCGCTGGGTGGAACAGGGCATTGGCTGCTCAAAAGTGCCGGATATTCATGATGTCGGCCTGATGGAGGACCGTGCCACTTTGAGGATATCAAGCCAGCATCTGGCCAACTGGATCCACCATAAAATTGTTTCTAGAGAGCAGGTCATGAATGCACTAAAGAAAATGGCGAAGATAGTTGATGCACAAAATGAGAATGAGCCGGGCTATAAGAGGATGTCTGATGATTTCAGCACTTCAGTGGCATTTCAGGCGGCCTGTGAGCTGATCTTTGAGGGGAGAAATCAGCCTAATGGCTATACAGAGCCTATTTTGCATAAAAGGAGACTGGAGGCAAAGTCGAAAATGGCTGTCCGGCAGTAA
- a CDS encoding sugar phosphate isomerase/epimerase family protein: MSGIPIAVQLYTLREETEKNFAGTLKKVAELGFDGVEFAGFGGLSAEKVKELTDDLNLAPVSAHIPLADLKDNLDNVISDLKTVGIQYAVCPFLMPDQRTEENYQSLIPLLNEAGRKLKDAGITLCYHNHDFELERLSDGRMALEAIFDDSDPELLQTELDVYWLAKAKEDPAAWIKRYKGRSPLVHLKDMTKDEEQFFAELGTGSIDLEEILSLGDEAGVKWWVVEQDATRLTPFESIEISIKYLKKQLSIKGV; encoded by the coding sequence ATGTCGGGAATACCAATTGCAGTACAGCTCTATACACTCCGTGAAGAAACGGAGAAAAATTTTGCGGGAACCCTGAAGAAAGTGGCAGAACTCGGTTTTGACGGGGTGGAATTTGCAGGTTTTGGAGGACTGAGTGCAGAAAAAGTGAAGGAATTGACTGACGATCTTAATCTTGCGCCGGTATCAGCCCACATCCCGCTGGCCGATCTTAAGGACAACCTGGACAACGTGATTTCTGATCTTAAAACGGTTGGGATTCAATATGCAGTATGTCCATTTCTGATGCCCGATCAGCGGACAGAGGAAAACTATCAATCACTCATTCCCCTGCTGAACGAAGCAGGCCGGAAGCTGAAGGATGCAGGAATCACCTTATGCTACCATAACCATGATTTCGAGCTTGAAAGATTGAGTGACGGGAGGATGGCGCTTGAGGCCATTTTTGATGACAGCGACCCTGAACTGCTCCAAACAGAACTGGATGTCTACTGGCTGGCAAAAGCAAAGGAAGATCCGGCTGCCTGGATCAAAAGGTATAAAGGCAGGTCACCGCTTGTGCATCTGAAGGATATGACAAAAGATGAAGAACAGTTCTTCGCGGAGCTTGGGACGGGAAGCATCGACCTGGAGGAAATCCTCAGTCTTGGGGATGAAGCAGGAGTAAAGTGGTGGGTAGTAGAACAGGATGCAACCCGCTTAACGCCATTTGAAAGCATTGAAATCAGCATTAAGTACCTAAAAAAACAATTATCCATTAAAGGAGTTTGA
- a CDS encoding PIG-L deacetylase family protein has translation MKIKTLKRLVVLLGILFIFLLLGSVSAIIYANYYVNDGEVTVSQELFPENEPKRVLALFAHPDDEIMVSGTFSKLGKQKDAFTALAVFTRGEAGPDGGVVPRDKLGAERTKEVKKSAEIIGVDRLEIFDFPDGGLEEVNGEEIKQVIRDLITEIKPTVLISYDDEIGLYGHPDHVVTGQLVREVAKEELFKGNSSVKRHYMVTLPKPMIEVALKLSPTFKEKYPKDTSKGLPEPDIAFPMATEAASRKKVLLAHRTQKEVISSVQPYYDKIPASIYYRIFDREYFHLAESADRE, from the coding sequence ATGAAAATAAAAACACTAAAAAGGCTGGTGGTTTTGTTGGGGATCCTCTTCATCTTTCTACTGCTCGGCTCTGTTTCTGCCATCATTTATGCCAACTATTATGTCAATGACGGCGAAGTGACTGTGTCACAGGAGCTTTTCCCGGAGAATGAGCCGAAAAGAGTGCTTGCTCTGTTTGCACACCCTGACGATGAAATTATGGTCAGCGGAACCTTTTCTAAGCTGGGGAAACAGAAGGATGCATTTACTGCACTCGCGGTATTCACCAGGGGCGAAGCAGGTCCTGACGGAGGGGTTGTCCCAAGGGATAAGCTTGGGGCTGAACGCACAAAGGAAGTGAAGAAATCTGCTGAAATTATTGGCGTGGACCGTCTGGAGATTTTTGACTTTCCAGATGGAGGCTTAGAAGAAGTGAATGGTGAGGAGATTAAACAGGTTATCAGAGACTTGATTACAGAGATTAAGCCGACAGTATTGATTTCTTATGATGATGAAATTGGCTTATACGGCCATCCAGACCATGTGGTTACAGGCCAGCTGGTGCGGGAAGTGGCAAAGGAAGAGCTTTTCAAGGGGAATTCTTCTGTTAAAAGGCATTATATGGTTACTCTGCCGAAGCCGATGATTGAAGTGGCCCTTAAGCTCTCTCCAACTTTCAAGGAGAAGTATCCCAAGGATACCAGCAAGGGTCTTCCAGAGCCCGATATCGCTTTCCCGATGGCAACTGAAGCTGCTTCGCGAAAAAAAGTCCTCCTCGCCCACCGGACCCAAAAAGAAGTGATTTCAAGTGTGCAGCCGTATTATGATAAAATTCCTGCATCCATCTATTACCGCATTTTTGACCGGGAGTATTTTCACCTGGCTGAATCAGCTGATCGGGAATGA
- a CDS encoding nucleotide excision repair endonuclease yields the protein MIKIEIPNPDLTLTKNKHADEQTSSVLSNLYGFTDYHRIPRDKGGLILFLDSNEDLMFVGKARKLRQRVKKHFEDTVSPIKDVRHDVYKIALIYVEDPMEREIYETYIINTLQAKYNTDKVFYK from the coding sequence ATGATAAAAATTGAAATTCCAAATCCGGATTTGACTCTGACTAAAAACAAGCATGCCGATGAACAGACCTCCTCCGTACTGAGCAATCTTTACGGCTTTACGGATTACCACCGAATCCCCCGTGATAAAGGAGGATTGATCCTGTTCCTTGATTCAAATGAGGACCTGATGTTTGTAGGAAAAGCCCGTAAACTGAGGCAGCGTGTGAAGAAGCATTTTGAAGACACTGTTTCACCGATCAAGGATGTCCGCCATGATGTATACAAAATTGCCTTGATTTATGTAGAAGACCCAATGGAGAGAGAAATTTATGAGACCTATATCATCAATACTCTCCAGGCAAAATATAATACAGATAAGGTTTTTTATAAATAA
- a CDS encoding RNA polymerase sigma factor encodes MGNHKERLILEWYEQYGTELFRFVWIMLGTKEGCDDIVHDTFLKAWSAIDRFEEKSSVKTWLFAIAKHKVLDEIRRQKRRRIFLRRLAESYIPSGLDVQKIVELKEEAKELMKQIQELKPNYRIVIILSKVEECTSKEIAEILGWSEAKVRKTLSRAIQMLKKEKWMKGGDGIERSI; translated from the coding sequence GTGGGGAATCACAAGGAAAGGCTGATCCTTGAATGGTATGAGCAATACGGCACAGAACTGTTCCGGTTTGTTTGGATTATGCTCGGAACAAAAGAGGGATGTGATGATATTGTACACGATACTTTTCTGAAAGCCTGGTCGGCCATAGATAGATTCGAGGAGAAATCGTCTGTGAAAACCTGGCTGTTTGCCATCGCCAAGCATAAGGTGCTCGATGAAATCCGCCGGCAGAAAAGGAGGAGGATTTTTCTCAGGAGATTAGCGGAAAGCTATATTCCATCTGGTTTGGATGTACAGAAGATTGTGGAGCTGAAGGAGGAAGCAAAAGAACTGATGAAACAGATCCAGGAGCTGAAGCCCAACTACAGGATTGTCATTATTTTAAGCAAGGTAGAGGAATGTACTTCGAAGGAAATCGCTGAAATCCTGGGCTGGTCGGAAGCGAAGGTACGCAAAACTCTTTCGCGCGCCATACAAATGCTGAAGAAGGAAAAGTGGATGAAAGGAGGCGATGGAATTGAAAGGTCAATATGA